One Punica granatum isolate Tunisia-2019 chromosome 3, ASM765513v2, whole genome shotgun sequence genomic window carries:
- the LOC116200091 gene encoding uncharacterized protein LOC116200091, whose amino-acid sequence MPTFTAVALDRLLEPRVSESVGRTVYNSMPVPNSLPPIPKPATNSKLERRSSTSDVERKVQRPRITPALYATPEVTPLPDSPSSYSPSPYVINHKRRGPRLLKSYSEGGVSTSLAAREEEKGNLNRNNGDNSLIASADDVVVRHSISELVKVNNVNGVNDSEAGTSQTPSGNITWEVGISSLNDDLVGEADSLKQDPPISEIFGDGDDFYDPQDSLSHASNSEEDNNLSASYRSSKQAAIGEFFDAWEELSSDSGRHPLSFHLEEELRELRFSLLVEIGKRKQAEESLANMQNQWQRIKQELSVVGLTLPAHPNLECEQLAVDAVEDLSEQVFIARFVADAIGRGTARAEVETDMEAQIEAKNFEIARLVDRLHYYEAVNHEMSHRNQEAIERARRLRQRRKWRKKWVWGSVAAALSLGTVALIWSFIPTGRGSSSIGQPPELEHAKEID is encoded by the exons ATGCCAACCTTTACAGCAGTAGCTTTAGATCGGCTGTTAGAACCTAGAGTGTCTGAATCAGTCGGCAGAACAGTTTATAATTCAATGCCTGTGCCAAATTCCTTGCCTCCAATTCCGAAACCAGCTACAAATTCAAAGCTGGAAAGGCGAAGTAGCACATCTGATGTAGAAAGGAAAGTTCAACGGCCTCGAATAACCCCAGCTCTGTATGCCACTCCTGAGGTGACCCCGCTCCCTGATTCGCCTTCCTCGTACTCTCCTTCACCATATGTCATAAATCATAAACGGCGTGGGCCGCGTCTTCTGAAGAGTTACTCTGAAGGTGGGGTATCTACTTCACTGGCTGCTCGTGAAGAAGAGAAGGGCAATCTAAATCGAAACAATGGAGACAATTCTTTAATTGCATCTGCAGATGATGTTGTTGTTAGACATTCAATCTCTGAGCTTGTTAAAGTCAATAATGTGAACGGGGTCAATGACAGTGAAGCTGGAACAAGTCAGACGCCATCGGGGAATATTACATGGGAAGTTGGTATTAGCAGTTTGAATGATGATTTAGTAGGAGAAGCTGATTCTCTTAAGCAGGATCCACCAATCTCTGAGATCTTTGGGGACGGAGATGATTTCTACGATCCACAGGATTCATTGAGTCATGCAAGTAACTCTGAGGAGGACAACAATTTAAGTGCCTCATATAGGTCATCAAAGCAAGCTGCAATTGGGGAGTTTTTCGATGCTTGGGAAG AATTGTCCTCTGACAGCGGGCGGCATCCTCTTTCTTTCCATCTTGAAGAGGAATTACGTGAACTTAGATTTAGTTTACTGGTGGAGATAGGGAAGCGGAAGCAAGCAGAGGAATCTCTCGCCAATATGCAGAACCAGTGGCAGAGGATCAAGCAAGAGCTATCTGTTGTCGGACTTACCCTCCCTGCACACCCAAATTTGGAGTGTGAGCAGTTGGCTGTTGATGCTGTGGAAGATTTAAGTGAACAAGTGTTTATTGCTCGATTTGTAGCAGATGCTATTGGGAGGGGAACTGCAAGGGCTGAAGTGGAGACTGATATGGAAGCTCAAATTGAGGCAAAGAATTTTGAGATTGCTCGCTTGGTAGACCGGCTTCATTATTATGAGGCTGTAAATCATGAGATGTCTCATAGGAACCAGGAAGCTATTG AGAGAGCAAGAAGGCTCCGGCAAAGAAGGAAATGGAGGAAGAAATGGGTTTGGGGCTCAGTAGCTGCTGCCTTGTCATTGGGCACTGTAGCATTAATATGGTCTTTCATCCCCACAGGAAGAGGATCATCCTCCATAGGCCAACCTCCCGAACTTGAGCATGCCAAAGAAATCGACTGA
- the LOC116198951 gene encoding pentatricopeptide repeat-containing protein At5g66500, mitochondrial: MLTRDILSYNSRLASLVRLGESFSAWVLFVDLHRSRTDLDPYTFTPILNVCPTLPHLPKLGEQVHSLMIKTGSDLGTVSKTALVNMYSKYRLLCCSEKAFEELESKDVVSWNVMISSFLSHGLAKDAIRVFERMRQGYTGWNEFTLCSVLKACTLLRAFPQGKQVHSMVVVMGRDLVVLGTALIDFYSNVGQIDEAMKVYSILCRSSDGVMRNSMIAGCVKNQRYKEAFEIMSSMRPNVVALTTALAACSENSDLWIGKQIHCIATRLGFVSDTQLCNAVLDMYGKSGKIASSKSVFDLIPWKDVVSWTAMIDAYRVHGCGLQAFALFNEMVESRDRVCPNSVTLLAVLSACGHSGLLEQGRACFEFARDKYKLEVYPEHYACFIDSLGRAGHMEDVWLVFLEMVKEKNCRLSAKVWAALLNACRLNGDISRGEYATKGLLELEPSNPGNYVLACNFYAAIGRWDLVEEMRIEMRKRRMNKKAGSSWVTCFSSRKT; this comes from the coding sequence ATGCTTACCCGAGACATCCTCTCGTACAACTCTCGCCTTGCGTCCCTGGTCCGCTTGGGCGAGTCATTCTCCGCATGGGTCCTCTTCGTCGACCTTCACCGCTCCCGAACGGACCTCGACCCATATACGTTTACTCCCATCCTGAACGTGTGTCCCACCCTCCCCCACCTGCCGAAGCTGGGCGAGCAAGTCCACAGCCTTATGATCAAGACAGGCTCCGACTTGGGGACTGTGAGCAAGACTGCCCTCGTCAACATGTACTCGAAGTACCGGCTTCTGTGCTGTTCGGAGAAGGCATTCGAGGAGCTCGAGTCCAAGGATGTCGTGAGCTGGAATGTGATGATCTCGAGCTTTCTGAGTCACGGGCTCGCCAAGGACGCTATTCGCGTGTTTGAAAGGATGAGACAGGGCTACACAGGGTGGAATGAGTTTACACTTTGTTCAGTGCTGAAGGCTTGCACTTTGCTGAGGGCTTTTCCACAGGGGAAGCAAGTTCACAGTATGGTGGTCGTGATGGGAAGGGACTTGGTTGTTCTGGGGACAGCCCTGATAGACTTCTACTCAAATGTAGGGCAGATTGACGAAGCTATGAAGGTGTATTCTATTTTGTGTCGGAGCAGTGATGGAGTAATGCGTAACTCCATGATCGCTGGGTGCGTCAAGAATCAGAGGTATAAAGAAGCATTTGAGATAATGAGTTCAATGAGACCGAATGTTGTTGCCCTAACAACTGCCCTAGCAGCCTGCTCTGAGAATTCAGACCTTTGGATTGGGAAGCAGATCCATTGCATTGCAACGCGTCTTGGGTTCGTGTCAGACACGCAGTTGTGCAATGCTGTCCTCGACATGTATGGAAAGAGCGGGAAAATTGCAAGTTCCAAGAGCGTTTTCGACCTGATTCCATGGAAAGACGTGGTGTCATGGACAGCCATGATCGATGCATACAGAGTTCATGGGTGTGGTCTTCAAGCCTTCGCACTTTTCAATGAGATGGTGGAGTCTCGGGACAGGGTTTGCCCAAACTCAGTAACCCTTCTTGCAGTGCTTTCTGCTTGTGGCCATTCGGGGCTATTGGAACAGGGCAGAGCCTGCTTCGAATTCGCTCGGGATAAGTATAAGTTAGAAGTATATCCCGAGCATTATGCTTGCTTCATAGACAGTCTGGGCCGAGCGGGCCATATGGAGGATGTGTGGCTTGTGtttcttgagatggtcaaggaGAAAAATTGCAGACTTTCTGCTAAAGTATGGGCGGCCCTGTTAAATGCCTGCAGGCTGAATGGGGATATTAGTAGAGGTGAGTATGCCACGAAAGGTCTGCTGGAATTGGAACCAAGCAATCCAGGAAACTACGTGCTTGCCTGTAATTTCTACGCAGCAATTGGCAGGTGGGACTTAGTAGAGGAGATGAGAATTGAAATGAGGAAGAGAAGGATGAACAAGAAAGCAGGGAGCAGCTGGGTGACTTGCTTCAGCTCCAGGAAAACGTAA